A genomic region of Deltaproteobacteria bacterium contains the following coding sequences:
- a CDS encoding triose-phosphate isomerase, producing the protein MKPLIFAANWKLNKNPKQTREFFSEFSGFCSEFLTKIKNEKKINVVFFPPASNWEAASEGILKINKNADLDGVLGWGAQNVYPESSGAFTGENSMQVLKDLCGKYSLVGHSERRSYFNETNEFLNQKIIKLQNQSLTPVFCVGESLQERESGLTEKVLESQLKAGLRQVTNENLVVAYEPVWAIGTGKIASIEQVRETHAFVKKILSELNLSTVSILYGGSVKADNSKELIAIENVNGFLVGGASLEVKSFSQIIENGTK; encoded by the coding sequence ATGAAGCCATTGATTTTTGCTGCTAACTGGAAGTTAAATAAAAACCCAAAACAAACCAGAGAATTTTTTTCTGAGTTTTCTGGCTTTTGTTCAGAGTTTTTAACAAAAATAAAAAATGAAAAGAAAATTAATGTTGTTTTTTTTCCTCCAGCTTCAAATTGGGAAGCAGCATCTGAAGGTATTTTAAAAATAAATAAGAATGCGGACTTGGATGGGGTTTTGGGATGGGGAGCCCAGAATGTCTATCCAGAATCGAGTGGAGCATTCACAGGTGAAAACTCCATGCAGGTTTTAAAGGATTTGTGTGGAAAGTATAGCTTGGTGGGTCACTCGGAAAGACGAAGCTATTTTAATGAAACAAATGAATTTTTAAATCAGAAGATAATAAAATTACAAAATCAGTCGCTAACTCCAGTTTTCTGCGTGGGCGAGTCTTTGCAAGAACGCGAATCTGGCCTGACTGAAAAAGTGTTAGAAAGCCAACTCAAAGCTGGTTTAAGGCAGGTTACTAATGAAAACTTAGTTGTCGCCTATGAACCTGTTTGGGCCATTGGGACTGGTAAAATTGCCTCTATTGAGCAAGTTCGAGAGACCCATGCTTTCGTCAAAAAAATTCTATCAGAATTAAATCTTTCAACTGTTTCTATCTTGTATGGGGGATCTGTTAAAGCTGATAATTCAAAGGAACTTATTGCTATTGAAAACGTTAATGGTTTTTTAGTGGGCGGGGCCTCCTTAGAAGTAAAGAGTTTTTCGCAAATTATTGAAAATGGAACTAAGTGA
- a CDS encoding phosphoglycerate kinase produces the protein MKTVRDFEFQDKVVFLRLDLNVPLDKGTITDENRINATLETIKYIQGKGGKLVLASHLGRPKSEKDKEFSLEPVAKRLSEKLNMEVILVEDPKATAVKQLLHTLRKDQMILLENVRFEPGETKDSEEFAQRIASYTDIYINDAFGASHRAHATIHALPKLIPQRGIGFLIEKEINMLDQLLENPKRPYVAVLGGSKVSDKIAVIEKLMEVVDAFIIGGAMAYTFLKAQGQPVGKSLVENDKLKYAKEMIERIEARNKTILLPVDHLVTTSISNTTDAKISKTIGENELGVDIGPESLKKFNTLIAEAGTVFWNGPMGVFETPAFSKGTFGLAKAIAESKAVKIVGGGDSASAAEMSGYADKMTHISTGGGASLEYLQGDKLPGLEVLRFKIRN, from the coding sequence ATAAAAACAGTTCGTGATTTTGAATTTCAAGATAAAGTTGTTTTTTTAAGATTGGATCTGAATGTGCCTTTGGATAAGGGCACTATCACTGATGAAAATCGAATCAATGCGACTTTAGAAACTATTAAATATATTCAGGGAAAAGGTGGAAAGTTAGTTTTAGCTTCTCACCTTGGGAGACCCAAATCTGAAAAAGATAAGGAGTTTTCTTTAGAGCCTGTGGCAAAGAGGCTTTCCGAAAAATTAAATATGGAAGTCATCCTTGTTGAGGATCCTAAAGCCACGGCAGTAAAGCAATTGTTACATACTTTAAGAAAAGATCAGATGATTCTTCTAGAGAATGTGCGATTTGAACCAGGCGAAACAAAAGATTCTGAAGAGTTTGCTCAAAGAATTGCTTCCTATACAGATATTTATATTAACGATGCTTTTGGCGCTTCTCATCGTGCCCATGCAACAATTCATGCTTTACCCAAACTCATTCCCCAAAGAGGGATTGGTTTTCTGATTGAAAAAGAAATCAATATGCTTGACCAGCTATTAGAAAATCCAAAGAGACCCTATGTGGCTGTTTTAGGTGGCTCAAAGGTATCAGATAAGATTGCGGTGATTGAAAAATTGATGGAAGTTGTGGATGCTTTTATTATCGGTGGAGCGATGGCTTACACTTTTTTAAAAGCTCAGGGACAGCCAGTTGGAAAGTCCTTAGTTGAAAACGATAAACTCAAGTATGCGAAAGAGATGATTGAAAGGATCGAAGCGAGGAATAAAACCATTTTATTGCCAGTAGATCATTTAGTGACAACCTCTATTTCAAATACGACGGATGCCAAAATTTCCAAAACCATTGGCGAAAATGAGTTGGGAGTGGATATCGGCCCAGAATCTTTAAAAAAATTCAATACCTTGATTGCTGAAGCAGGAACGGTTTTTTGGAACGGTCCCATGGGTGTTTTTGAAACCCCTGCCTTTTCTAAAGGAACCTTTGGCTTGGCCAAAGCTATTGCCGAATCCAAGGCTGTTAAAATTGTAGGAGGTGGAGACAGTGCTTCCGCTGCGGAAATGAGTGGTTATGCTGACAAGATGACTCACATTTCTACAGGTGGTGGAGCCAGTCTTGAGTACTTACAAGGTGATAAGCTTCCAGGACTTGAAGTTCTGCGATTTAAAATCAGAAATTGA
- the gap gene encoding type I glyceraldehyde-3-phosphate dehydrogenase, which produces MSKKIKVGINGFGRIGRVLFRVGFEELDIVAVNSLDNIECAAHLLQYDSTHGKFKAEVTHNEKDFFVNGKQVKYFSQKNPAEIPWKDLGVDVVLECTGVLKGRDDYQKHIQAGAKKVFISAPADGVDLTVVYGVNHADYNPVKHQFLSNASCTTNCLAPLAKVLNDTFKIENGTMTTIHSYTNDQRILDTNHKDLRRARSAGISMIPTTTGAAKAVGLVLPELKGKIDGMAVRVPTPNVSVVDFTFLTQNTMTVDTINEALRKAAKTNLKNVLYCEEQELVSVDFNGNTHSSIVDMQSTMVVSPKMGKVLSWYDNETGFSQRMVDFVKYMAEKGL; this is translated from the coding sequence ATGTCTAAGAAAATCAAAGTAGGTATTAATGGTTTTGGTCGAATAGGAAGAGTCTTATTTAGAGTCGGTTTTGAAGAATTGGATATTGTAGCCGTTAACTCGTTGGACAATATTGAATGCGCAGCCCATTTATTACAATACGATTCAACCCATGGAAAATTTAAAGCTGAAGTTACTCATAATGAAAAAGATTTTTTTGTAAATGGCAAACAGGTCAAATACTTTTCTCAAAAAAATCCTGCAGAAATTCCATGGAAAGACTTGGGAGTGGATGTAGTTCTTGAGTGCACAGGTGTTTTAAAAGGAAGAGATGATTATCAGAAACACATTCAGGCTGGTGCCAAAAAAGTGTTTATCTCTGCCCCTGCAGATGGTGTTGATTTAACGGTTGTGTATGGAGTGAATCATGCAGATTACAATCCCGTAAAACATCAATTTCTATCCAATGCTTCTTGCACGACAAATTGTTTAGCCCCTTTAGCTAAAGTACTTAATGATACATTTAAGATTGAAAATGGAACCATGACAACCATTCACTCATACACCAATGATCAACGAATTCTAGACACAAATCATAAAGATTTAAGGAGAGCTAGATCTGCGGGTATTAGCATGATTCCGACAACCACCGGTGCCGCTAAGGCCGTAGGTTTGGTGTTGCCAGAACTTAAAGGGAAAATTGATGGTATGGCAGTTCGTGTTCCAACTCCCAATGTGAGTGTTGTGGATTTTACTTTTTTAACACAAAATACAATGACTGTGGATACGATCAATGAAGCTTTACGAAAAGCCGCAAAAACAAATTTAAAAAATGTCTTATACTGTGAAGAACAAGAACTCGTTTCTGTTGATTTCAATGGAAATACTCATTCTTCAATTGTAGATATGCAAAGCACAATGGTGGTTTCGCCAAAAATGGGCAAAGTACTTTCTTGGTATGATAACGAGACCGGATTTTCACAAAGAATGGTCGATTTCGTAAAATACATGGCTGAAAAAGGTTTATAA
- a CDS encoding peptide ABC transporter substrate-binding protein gives MNFIKIIKIIKIIKIIKIIKISDFVLSVKKSSVFFAFVYLFLFFYMENSFAKHEELRIGVNSEYETLHPILSSSAVARYMIYFSYRPLVYLDEQSQVRPMIVKKVPSLTDKSASLVFEKSNEKSPSKNIKKLVATWEFIEGLKWGDGVPITCKDLKFAWQFGLNPNVSLPTKDDVDDIEDVIWNEKEPTKCQVKYRVAKWDFVLRTPSPLPEHLEKEIFQKFGSEKEGYEHNSLYQKNPATKGLWNGPYLVSEAKLGSHIVLVPNENFYGPKPKIKKIIIKIITNSGVLEANLRSKNLDMISRIGLDFDQALALRSKLEEEKLPYQIVFQDGVTYYHLDINLDHPILKEIKVRKALSFGLNKQEILNSVFEGKATLAHHFTSPLDRLYTEDKKIVTFYEPDKRKAKALLEEAGWVLDPDGYRYKKGQKLSFSLSLDAESKVNETFGSIIQAQWKTLGVDLQVKSEVARFLFTEVIPKRKFDLAMFAWISFPENSQKAVMSSKNIPSEKNTWTGQNFTGYINSQADKFADGYEYELDPQKRKHINDELIKLYTRDIPVLPLYFRSENAVIPKNMKNFKLTGHLYFESLKAEEWEW, from the coding sequence ATGAATTTTATCAAGATTATCAAGATTATCAAGATTATCAAGATTATCAAGATTATCAAGATTTCTGACTTTGTTCTTTCAGTAAAAAAAAGTTCGGTGTTTTTTGCCTTTGTGTATCTCTTTTTATTTTTCTATATGGAAAACTCTTTTGCCAAGCATGAAGAGCTTCGTATAGGTGTTAATTCCGAATATGAAACTTTGCATCCCATTCTGTCTTCATCTGCCGTAGCACGGTACATGATTTATTTTTCTTATAGGCCCCTCGTTTATTTGGATGAACAAAGTCAGGTGAGACCTATGATTGTCAAAAAAGTTCCTAGCTTAACAGACAAATCAGCAAGTCTGGTTTTTGAAAAAAGTAATGAAAAGTCACCCAGTAAAAATATTAAAAAATTAGTTGCTACCTGGGAGTTTATTGAAGGTCTTAAATGGGGTGATGGCGTCCCCATAACATGTAAAGATTTAAAATTTGCTTGGCAGTTTGGCTTAAATCCCAATGTTTCATTACCCACCAAAGATGATGTAGATGACATCGAAGATGTGATTTGGAATGAAAAAGAACCAACAAAGTGTCAAGTAAAATACAGGGTAGCTAAATGGGATTTCGTCTTAAGAACACCTTCGCCTCTGCCGGAACATCTTGAAAAGGAAATTTTTCAAAAATTTGGGAGCGAGAAAGAAGGTTATGAACATAATTCTTTGTATCAAAAAAATCCTGCAACTAAGGGATTGTGGAATGGGCCTTATCTTGTTTCAGAGGCCAAGCTGGGTTCCCATATTGTGCTTGTTCCCAATGAAAATTTTTATGGTCCCAAACCTAAAATTAAAAAAATAATTATAAAAATAATTACGAATTCGGGAGTATTGGAGGCCAATCTAAGATCCAAGAATTTAGACATGATATCTCGGATTGGTTTAGATTTTGATCAGGCATTAGCTCTTCGAAGTAAATTAGAAGAAGAGAAGTTGCCCTATCAAATTGTCTTTCAAGACGGTGTGACCTATTACCATTTAGATATTAATTTAGATCACCCTATTTTAAAGGAAATCAAAGTTCGCAAGGCTTTGTCTTTTGGATTAAACAAACAAGAAATACTCAATTCCGTTTTTGAAGGTAAAGCCACTTTAGCGCATCATTTTACCTCTCCACTAGATCGGCTTTATACTGAAGATAAAAAAATCGTTACCTTTTATGAGCCAGACAAACGAAAAGCCAAAGCCTTACTCGAAGAGGCTGGATGGGTGTTAGATCCTGATGGTTATCGATATAAAAAAGGACAAAAACTATCCTTTTCATTGAGTCTAGATGCGGAATCAAAGGTGAATGAAACTTTTGGATCCATCATTCAGGCTCAATGGAAAACCCTTGGTGTCGATTTACAAGTGAAGTCAGAAGTGGCTCGGTTTTTATTTACCGAAGTGATTCCTAAGCGCAAATTTGATTTAGCCATGTTTGCCTGGATTAGCTTTCCTGAAAACTCTCAAAAAGCAGTGATGAGTTCAAAAAATATTCCTTCTGAAAAAAATACATGGACTGGGCAAAATTTTACTGGCTATATAAATTCCCAGGCAGACAAGTTTGCCGATGGCTATGAGTACGAGCTTGACCCACAAAAAAGAAAACATATAAATGATGAATTAATTAAGTTGTACACCCGGGATATCCCTGTGCTTCCTTTGTATTTTCGAAGTGAAAATGCAGTGATACCTAAAAACATGAAAAATTTTAAATTAACAGGTCATCTTTATTTTGAGTCCCTCAAAGCTGAAGAATGGGAATGGTAA